A region of Ahaetulla prasina isolate Xishuangbanna chromosome 12, ASM2864084v1, whole genome shotgun sequence DNA encodes the following proteins:
- the CTRL gene encoding chymotrypsin-like protease CTRL-1: MTFLWAALTYLVLLDVAWGCGNPVIKPNVKDTERIINGVDAIPGSWPWQVSLQTSSRHHFCGGSLINENWVVTAAHCNVEAGIHFAFFGLQNRFENAAPVQWRSIVKVITNPAWDPYNINNDVTLLKLSSPVQLNDYVSPVCLASPTEVLTPDLKCVTTGWGRDKLNSYESAVILQQVVLPLVQVNVCQQKHSLPITTSMVCAGGAGSTSCHGDSGGPLVCQKGSTWYLIGIVSWGSSSCNIYTPAVYARVSKFRNWIDQVVARN; encoded by the exons ATGACTTTCCTGTGGGCGGCTCTTACTTACCTAGTACTCCTTGATGTTGCCTGGG GCTGTGGGAACCCAGTCATTAAGCCCAATGTGAAAGATACAGAGAGAATTATCAATGGGGTGGATGCCATTCCTGGTTCTTGGCCCTGGCAGGTCTCGCTGCAG actAGCTCACGGCATCATTTTTGTGGCGGTTCCCTGATCAATGAGAATTGGGTTGTTACTGCTGCTCACTGCAATGTGGA AGCGGGAATACACTTTGCTTTCTTTGGACTGCAGAACAGATTTGAGAATGCTGCGCCAGTCCAATGGCGATCCATAGTCAAG GTGATCACCAATCCTGCCTGGGACCCCTACAATATAAATAATGACGTCACCCTATTGAAGCTGTCTTCTCCAGTGCAGCTGAATGACTATGTATCCCCGGTCTGTCTGGCTTCTCCCACAGAGGTTTTAACCCCGGATTTAAAGTGCGTCACAACCGGTTGGGGACGGGACAAGCTAAACT cATATGAATCTGCAGTTATATTACAGCAAGTCGTTCTTCCCTTGGTGCAAGTAAACGTGTGCCAGCAAAAACATTCCTTGCCTATCACCACTTCTATGGTATGTGCAGGTGGAGCCGGATCCACATCCTGCCAT ggTGATTCTGGTGGCCCTCTGGTATGCCAGAAAGGCTCAACTTGGTATCTGATTGGGATCGTCTCCTGGGGAAGCTCCAGCTGTAATATTTATACCCCTGCTGTGTATGCCCGAGTCTCCAAATTCCGCAATTGGATTGACCAAGTTGTAGCTAGAAACTGA
- the LOC131184210 gene encoding C3a anaphylatoxin chemotactic receptor-like has protein sequence MALLHATGTPTNQTTEALEAKVIPTVFLTLCFLIGVPGNGLVIWTILSKFPQRSFTIALILNIAVADLLVILTVPFWTYYFAKGWVFGDFMCRFLMYLVYLTVYTSIFSITLMSLHRFAVVVLPLASQRWRKPRETHGIMLAVWLLAGLLSCPCLIFSSKEMPREKCTDEFYDSDNQRLAVNIVETLFGFVIPFAVLAVCYTYVARKVRTLKNHKEMKTGKLIAAVVGAFFVCWLPYHILNLIIISALLLRHAKPQVSQNLLESIHVLTNVHGAVAFLSSCINPILYAFAARSFRGGLRETNFAKLFEKLRNDTEEKLTKDNTVSMQTLQFEKNWERIG, from the coding sequence ATGGCCCTCCTTCATGCCACAGGCACACCAACCAACCAGACTACAGAAGCTCTGGAGGCCAAAGTGATTCCAACCGTGTTCCTCACTTTGTGCTTCCTGATTGGGGTTCCTGGCAATGGTCTCGTGATCTGGACCATCCTTTCCAAATTCCCCCAGCGCTCATTCACCATTGCCCTCATCCTGAACATAGCTGTGGCTGACTTACTGGTAATACTGACTGTGCCTTTCTGGACTTACTATTTCGCCAAAGGATGGGTGTTTGGAGACTTCATGTGCCGGTTCCTCATGTACCTTGTGTATCTGACCGTCTACACCAGCATCTTCTCCATCACGTTAATGAGCCTCCATCGCTTTGCTGTGGTGGTCCTTCCACTTGCTTCCCAAAGATGGCGGAAGCCAAGAGAAACCCATGGGATAATGCTGGCCGTTTGGTTGCTAGCCGGGCTTCTCTCCTGTCCGTGCTTGATATTTTCATCCAAAGAGATGCCCAGAGAGAAATGCACGGATGAATTTTACGACTCCGACAACCAGCGCCTCGCGGTTAACATAGTAGAGacgctgtttggcttcgtgatcCCTTTTGCTGTGCTGGCAGTCTGCTACACTTACGTGGCGAGGAAGGTTCGGACTCTGAAAAACCACAAGGAAATGAAAACCGGGAAGCTCATTGCTGCAGTGGTTGGCGCCTTCTTTGTCTGCTGGCTTCCTTATCACATCTTAAACCTCATCATCATCTCTGCGTTGTTGCTGAGGCATGCCAAGCCCCAGGTCAGCCAGAACTTACTCGAGTCCATTCATGTTTTAACAAACGTCCATGGGGCGGTGGCCTTTCTCAGCAGCTGCATCAACCCTATTCTCTACGCCTTCGCAGCACGGAGTTTCCGCGGTGGGCTACGCGAGACCAATTTTGCAAAATTGTTTGAAAAACTGCGCAACGACACAGAGGAAAAATTAACGAAGGACAATACCGTTTCCATGCAGACTTTGCAGTTCGAGAAGAACTGGGAGCGAATTGGATAG
- the EXOC3L1 gene encoding exocyst complex component 3-like protein isoform X2, with the protein MGMSAEESSSTRPEVGEWPELEKAEKLARGAALKWASGVFYQPDKLDSLPQYQIREVQRNRFIESRIKSTAQSYLEGMNTGLEQLRSALTDVQHVEEELGSIQKDLTSCIDSFRSLQDLRELATKHDQLEAVVQMLPQLFSVPQLISEGFDLLQSQNFLKAHLGLMDLESLRDSILSHVHNRNLLSPTNRTSVESYFGGLLELNNALAQHLWRTVAHATKLVSEDPSLFVSAVRIIEREENIDAIVLLRSQPHGFLPPGRPKRWRRKFFQVIQDTVVASYFQAEPNKTQGQGLSGHLACLQNSILAELRIVKDLMVQCCPPHYNILMAFATMFHQGLTHHLHGILTWDLDKQEIFALLHWAIHVYPSSEMMAHPDLLPEVDISTLGALLPADAIGSLEESYLGKVQASIAEWMQKALEMEFEEWLCGKEPESDYQGFFQTTLPTIAMKMLDENIRVVSLISDIFQQKVLEMALGELEAFLGSLYEKLVEFCKAHHQEPMASKYYTARLLSTVNNCLALSSSISALCANGLPPEEPARMLPSLHTALEKMQKKACQLLLEEMLADLKPHFAQLPSRQWLLDDCQLTNNICEVIEKHAEDFSRTHKPVSMYLLSEAEHLVMSQYVKSLLQKRMMCRTAEERTKMSTRMLQDSSQLKELFCALGLEEDKLSLKVIADLQQIISVKDPSMLGLEVLGFMSKYPDIRKYLRAFLKRNCKYEQL; encoded by the exons TGGGAGAATGGCCAGAATTGGAAAAAGCAGAGAAGCTGGCAAGAGGGGCCGCCTTGAAGTGGGCATCTGGGGTGTTTTACCAACCAGACAAGCTGGATAGTCTTCCGCAGTACCAGATTCGGGAGGTGCAGCGTAACAGGTTCATCGAATCCCGCATAAAG TCCACTGCTCAATCCTACCTGGAAGGCATGAACACGGGCCTGGAGCAACTGCGTTCTGCCCTGACCGACGTCCAACATGTGGAAGAAGAACTGGGGAGCATTCAGAAGGATCTCACATCATGCATTGATTCTTTTCGGAGCTTACAGGACCTACGAGAACTGGCCACAAAACATGACCAGCTGGAGGCAGTGGTCCAGATGTTGCCTCAGCTCTTCTCAG TACCTCAGCTCATTTCGGAAGGCTTCGATCTCTTACAAAGCCAGAACTTCTTGAAAGCTCATCTAGGGCTTATGGACCTGGAGAGTTTGCGGGATAGCATCCTGTCTCATGTGCATAACCGCAACCTGCTCAGCCCCACAAATCGGACCAGCGTTGAATCTTACTTCGGGGGTCTCCTGGAACTGAACAATGCCTTGGCCCAGCATCTATGGCGCACAGTTGCCCATGCCACAAAACTGGTATCGGAGGACCCATCCCTTTTTGTGTCGGCCGTACGGATCATCGAGAGGGAGGAAAATATAGATGCCATTGTGCTGCTGAGATCCCAACCTCACGGCTTCCTCCCACCAGGACGCCCAAAACGTTGGAGAAGGAAATTCTTCCAAGTCATTCAAGACACTGTCGTTGCTTCCTATTTCCAGGCTGAGCCGAACAAGACTCAAGGCCAGGGGCTCAGTGGCCACTTGGCATGCTTGCAGAATAGCATCCTAGCTGAGTTACGCATTGTGAAAGATTTGATGGTCCAGTGCTGCCCTCCTCATTACAACATCCTCATGGCCTTCGCCACCATGTTCCATCAAGGCCTAACCCATCACCTGCATGGTATTCTTACCTGGGACCTAGACAAACAAGAGATCTTTGCTCTCCTCCACTGGGCAATCCATGTCTACCCAAG ttctGAAATGATGGCTCACCCAGATCTGCTTCCTGAAGTGGACATCTCAACCTTAGGTGCTCTGCTTCCAGCAGATGCAATAGGCTCCCTGGAAGAGTCTTATCTGGGGAAAGTACAG GCTAGCATTGCAGAATGGATGCAGAAGGCTCTAGAAATGGAGTTTGAGGAATGGCTTTGTGGAAAAGAACCCGAATCTGACTATCAAGGCTTCTTCCAGACCACTTTGCCTACCATTGCCATGAAG ATGCTTGATGAAAACATTAGAGTGGTATCTCTCATTTCTGATATTTTCCAGCAGAAAGTTCTTGAAATGGCTTTGGGAGAGTTGGAGGCCTTTTTGGGCAG CCTGTATGAGAAATTAGTGGAATTTTGCAAAGCACATCATCAAGAGCCCATGGCATCTAAGTACTACACAGCGAGATTGCTGTCCACTGTCAACAACTGCTTGGCTCTCAG CTCCTCCATCTCAGCCTTGTGTGCTAATGGACTGCCCCCTGAAGAGCCTGCCAGGATGCTACCATCTCTACACACGGCGTTAGAGAAAATGCAGAAGAAGGCATGCCAACTTCTACTAGAGGAGATGCTGGCTGACTTGAAG CCACACTTTGCCCAGTTGCCTTCCCGCCAGTGGCTGCTGGATGATTGTCAGCTGACGAACAACATCTGCGAGGTGATTGAAAAGCATGCGGAAGATTTCAGCAGAACTCACAAACCTGTCAGCATG TACCTGCTGTCAGAAGCTGAGCACCTGGTCATGAGCCAGTATGTGAAGTCCCTCTTGCAGAAACGGATGATGTGTCGAACAGCTGAGGAGAGGACCAAGATGTCCACAAGGATGCTGCAGGATTCCTCTCAGCTGAAGGAACTCTTCTGCGCCTTG GGCTTGGAGGAGGACAAACTGTCCCTCAAAGTCATTGCAGATCTGCAGCAGATCATCAGTGTCAAGGATCCTTCTATGCTTGGCCTGGAAGTGTTGGGATTCATGTCAAAATATCCTGATATCAG GAAATATCTGCGTGCCTTCCTGAAAAGAAACTGTAAATACGAGCAGCTTTGA
- the EXOC3L1 gene encoding exocyst complex component 3-like protein isoform X3 — MNTGLEQLRSALTDVQHVEEELGSIQKDLTSCIDSFRSLQDLRELATKHDQLEAVVQMLPQLFSVPQLISEGFDLLQSQNFLKAHLGLMDLESLRDSILSHVHNRNLLSPTNRTSVESYFGGLLELNNALAQHLWRTVAHATKLVSEDPSLFVSAVRIIEREENIDAIVLLRSQPHGFLPPGRPKRWRRKFFQVIQDTVVASYFQAEPNKTQGQGLSGHLACLQNSILAELRIVKDLMVQCCPPHYNILMAFATMFHQGLTHHLHGILTWDLDKQEIFALLHWAIHVYPSSEMMAHPDLLPEVDISTLGALLPADAIGSLEESYLGKVQASIAEWMQKALEMEFEEWLCGKEPESDYQGFFQTTLPTIAMKMLDENIRVVSLISDIFQQKVLEMALGELEAFLGSLYEKLVEFCKAHHQEPMASKYYTARLLSTVNNCLALSSSISALCANGLPPEEPARMLPSLHTALEKMQKKACQLLLEEMLADLKPHFAQLPSRQWLLDDCQLTNNICEVIEKHAEDFSRTHKPVSMYLLSEAEHLVMSQYVKSLLQKRMMCRTAEERTKMSTRMLQDSSQLKELFCALGLEEDKLSLKVIADLQQIISVKDPSMLGLEVLGFMSKYPDISDDHISMFFYLRGDISKEICNHVLGIMAQNPQVLPENYDPIFSNILVPAPELPFCLGNICVPS; from the exons ATGAACACGGGCCTGGAGCAACTGCGTTCTGCCCTGACCGACGTCCAACATGTGGAAGAAGAACTGGGGAGCATTCAGAAGGATCTCACATCATGCATTGATTCTTTTCGGAGCTTACAGGACCTACGAGAACTGGCCACAAAACATGACCAGCTGGAGGCAGTGGTCCAGATGTTGCCTCAGCTCTTCTCAG TACCTCAGCTCATTTCGGAAGGCTTCGATCTCTTACAAAGCCAGAACTTCTTGAAAGCTCATCTAGGGCTTATGGACCTGGAGAGTTTGCGGGATAGCATCCTGTCTCATGTGCATAACCGCAACCTGCTCAGCCCCACAAATCGGACCAGCGTTGAATCTTACTTCGGGGGTCTCCTGGAACTGAACAATGCCTTGGCCCAGCATCTATGGCGCACAGTTGCCCATGCCACAAAACTGGTATCGGAGGACCCATCCCTTTTTGTGTCGGCCGTACGGATCATCGAGAGGGAGGAAAATATAGATGCCATTGTGCTGCTGAGATCCCAACCTCACGGCTTCCTCCCACCAGGACGCCCAAAACGTTGGAGAAGGAAATTCTTCCAAGTCATTCAAGACACTGTCGTTGCTTCCTATTTCCAGGCTGAGCCGAACAAGACTCAAGGCCAGGGGCTCAGTGGCCACTTGGCATGCTTGCAGAATAGCATCCTAGCTGAGTTACGCATTGTGAAAGATTTGATGGTCCAGTGCTGCCCTCCTCATTACAACATCCTCATGGCCTTCGCCACCATGTTCCATCAAGGCCTAACCCATCACCTGCATGGTATTCTTACCTGGGACCTAGACAAACAAGAGATCTTTGCTCTCCTCCACTGGGCAATCCATGTCTACCCAAG ttctGAAATGATGGCTCACCCAGATCTGCTTCCTGAAGTGGACATCTCAACCTTAGGTGCTCTGCTTCCAGCAGATGCAATAGGCTCCCTGGAAGAGTCTTATCTGGGGAAAGTACAG GCTAGCATTGCAGAATGGATGCAGAAGGCTCTAGAAATGGAGTTTGAGGAATGGCTTTGTGGAAAAGAACCCGAATCTGACTATCAAGGCTTCTTCCAGACCACTTTGCCTACCATTGCCATGAAG ATGCTTGATGAAAACATTAGAGTGGTATCTCTCATTTCTGATATTTTCCAGCAGAAAGTTCTTGAAATGGCTTTGGGAGAGTTGGAGGCCTTTTTGGGCAG CCTGTATGAGAAATTAGTGGAATTTTGCAAAGCACATCATCAAGAGCCCATGGCATCTAAGTACTACACAGCGAGATTGCTGTCCACTGTCAACAACTGCTTGGCTCTCAG CTCCTCCATCTCAGCCTTGTGTGCTAATGGACTGCCCCCTGAAGAGCCTGCCAGGATGCTACCATCTCTACACACGGCGTTAGAGAAAATGCAGAAGAAGGCATGCCAACTTCTACTAGAGGAGATGCTGGCTGACTTGAAG CCACACTTTGCCCAGTTGCCTTCCCGCCAGTGGCTGCTGGATGATTGTCAGCTGACGAACAACATCTGCGAGGTGATTGAAAAGCATGCGGAAGATTTCAGCAGAACTCACAAACCTGTCAGCATG TACCTGCTGTCAGAAGCTGAGCACCTGGTCATGAGCCAGTATGTGAAGTCCCTCTTGCAGAAACGGATGATGTGTCGAACAGCTGAGGAGAGGACCAAGATGTCCACAAGGATGCTGCAGGATTCCTCTCAGCTGAAGGAACTCTTCTGCGCCTTG GGCTTGGAGGAGGACAAACTGTCCCTCAAAGTCATTGCAGATCTGCAGCAGATCATCAGTGTCAAGGATCCTTCTATGCTTGGCCTGGAAGTGTTGGGATTCATGTCAAAATATCCTGATATCAG CGACGACCACATTTCCATGTTCTTCTACTTGCGGGGCGACATTTCCAAAGAAATCTGCAATCATGTGCTGGGAATCATGGCACAGAATCCTCAAGTCCTACCGGAGAATTATGATCCCATTTTCAGCAACATCTTGGTTCCTGCTCCAGAGCTGCCCTTCTGCCTTG GAAATATCTGCGTGCCTTCCTGA
- the EXOC3L1 gene encoding exocyst complex component 3-like protein isoform X1, whose product MGMSAEESSSTRPEVGEWPELEKAEKLARGAALKWASGVFYQPDKLDSLPQYQIREVQRNRFIESRIKSTAQSYLEGMNTGLEQLRSALTDVQHVEEELGSIQKDLTSCIDSFRSLQDLRELATKHDQLEAVVQMLPQLFSVPQLISEGFDLLQSQNFLKAHLGLMDLESLRDSILSHVHNRNLLSPTNRTSVESYFGGLLELNNALAQHLWRTVAHATKLVSEDPSLFVSAVRIIEREENIDAIVLLRSQPHGFLPPGRPKRWRRKFFQVIQDTVVASYFQAEPNKTQGQGLSGHLACLQNSILAELRIVKDLMVQCCPPHYNILMAFATMFHQGLTHHLHGILTWDLDKQEIFALLHWAIHVYPSSEMMAHPDLLPEVDISTLGALLPADAIGSLEESYLGKVQASIAEWMQKALEMEFEEWLCGKEPESDYQGFFQTTLPTIAMKMLDENIRVVSLISDIFQQKVLEMALGELEAFLGSLYEKLVEFCKAHHQEPMASKYYTARLLSTVNNCLALSSSISALCANGLPPEEPARMLPSLHTALEKMQKKACQLLLEEMLADLKPHFAQLPSRQWLLDDCQLTNNICEVIEKHAEDFSRTHKPVSMYLLSEAEHLVMSQYVKSLLQKRMMCRTAEERTKMSTRMLQDSSQLKELFCALGLEEDKLSLKVIADLQQIISVKDPSMLGLEVLGFMSKYPDISDDHISMFFYLRGDISKEICNHVLGIMAQNPQVLPENYDPIFSNILVPAPELPFCLGNICVPS is encoded by the exons TGGGAGAATGGCCAGAATTGGAAAAAGCAGAGAAGCTGGCAAGAGGGGCCGCCTTGAAGTGGGCATCTGGGGTGTTTTACCAACCAGACAAGCTGGATAGTCTTCCGCAGTACCAGATTCGGGAGGTGCAGCGTAACAGGTTCATCGAATCCCGCATAAAG TCCACTGCTCAATCCTACCTGGAAGGCATGAACACGGGCCTGGAGCAACTGCGTTCTGCCCTGACCGACGTCCAACATGTGGAAGAAGAACTGGGGAGCATTCAGAAGGATCTCACATCATGCATTGATTCTTTTCGGAGCTTACAGGACCTACGAGAACTGGCCACAAAACATGACCAGCTGGAGGCAGTGGTCCAGATGTTGCCTCAGCTCTTCTCAG TACCTCAGCTCATTTCGGAAGGCTTCGATCTCTTACAAAGCCAGAACTTCTTGAAAGCTCATCTAGGGCTTATGGACCTGGAGAGTTTGCGGGATAGCATCCTGTCTCATGTGCATAACCGCAACCTGCTCAGCCCCACAAATCGGACCAGCGTTGAATCTTACTTCGGGGGTCTCCTGGAACTGAACAATGCCTTGGCCCAGCATCTATGGCGCACAGTTGCCCATGCCACAAAACTGGTATCGGAGGACCCATCCCTTTTTGTGTCGGCCGTACGGATCATCGAGAGGGAGGAAAATATAGATGCCATTGTGCTGCTGAGATCCCAACCTCACGGCTTCCTCCCACCAGGACGCCCAAAACGTTGGAGAAGGAAATTCTTCCAAGTCATTCAAGACACTGTCGTTGCTTCCTATTTCCAGGCTGAGCCGAACAAGACTCAAGGCCAGGGGCTCAGTGGCCACTTGGCATGCTTGCAGAATAGCATCCTAGCTGAGTTACGCATTGTGAAAGATTTGATGGTCCAGTGCTGCCCTCCTCATTACAACATCCTCATGGCCTTCGCCACCATGTTCCATCAAGGCCTAACCCATCACCTGCATGGTATTCTTACCTGGGACCTAGACAAACAAGAGATCTTTGCTCTCCTCCACTGGGCAATCCATGTCTACCCAAG ttctGAAATGATGGCTCACCCAGATCTGCTTCCTGAAGTGGACATCTCAACCTTAGGTGCTCTGCTTCCAGCAGATGCAATAGGCTCCCTGGAAGAGTCTTATCTGGGGAAAGTACAG GCTAGCATTGCAGAATGGATGCAGAAGGCTCTAGAAATGGAGTTTGAGGAATGGCTTTGTGGAAAAGAACCCGAATCTGACTATCAAGGCTTCTTCCAGACCACTTTGCCTACCATTGCCATGAAG ATGCTTGATGAAAACATTAGAGTGGTATCTCTCATTTCTGATATTTTCCAGCAGAAAGTTCTTGAAATGGCTTTGGGAGAGTTGGAGGCCTTTTTGGGCAG CCTGTATGAGAAATTAGTGGAATTTTGCAAAGCACATCATCAAGAGCCCATGGCATCTAAGTACTACACAGCGAGATTGCTGTCCACTGTCAACAACTGCTTGGCTCTCAG CTCCTCCATCTCAGCCTTGTGTGCTAATGGACTGCCCCCTGAAGAGCCTGCCAGGATGCTACCATCTCTACACACGGCGTTAGAGAAAATGCAGAAGAAGGCATGCCAACTTCTACTAGAGGAGATGCTGGCTGACTTGAAG CCACACTTTGCCCAGTTGCCTTCCCGCCAGTGGCTGCTGGATGATTGTCAGCTGACGAACAACATCTGCGAGGTGATTGAAAAGCATGCGGAAGATTTCAGCAGAACTCACAAACCTGTCAGCATG TACCTGCTGTCAGAAGCTGAGCACCTGGTCATGAGCCAGTATGTGAAGTCCCTCTTGCAGAAACGGATGATGTGTCGAACAGCTGAGGAGAGGACCAAGATGTCCACAAGGATGCTGCAGGATTCCTCTCAGCTGAAGGAACTCTTCTGCGCCTTG GGCTTGGAGGAGGACAAACTGTCCCTCAAAGTCATTGCAGATCTGCAGCAGATCATCAGTGTCAAGGATCCTTCTATGCTTGGCCTGGAAGTGTTGGGATTCATGTCAAAATATCCTGATATCAG CGACGACCACATTTCCATGTTCTTCTACTTGCGGGGCGACATTTCCAAAGAAATCTGCAATCATGTGCTGGGAATCATGGCACAGAATCCTCAAGTCCTACCGGAGAATTATGATCCCATTTTCAGCAACATCTTGGTTCCTGCTCCAGAGCTGCCCTTCTGCCTTG GAAATATCTGCGTGCCTTCCTGA